ATCACGGTGGCTTTATGAATTTTCTGCTGGCGTGCAAGATTTTTCCATCCTAAAAACTCAAGTAGCTCAGTTGCATCAGCATCATAGTTAGAGAATGTCAACACACGGGCTGCTCTATCCTGCAATTTCTGCAGTTTGTCTCGTAGCGTTTTCCCACAGTTACCCCAAACAATGTCACAGTCATCAAAGTGAGGTTTACTAAAGCTTGGTAAATGAGAAGGTCGGAGAGGATGAGAGAATGACTACGATTTCTTCACTAGAGGCTTactcttgtttcttttttttggaatgACAATGAAATAAGCACTGTTAACAAAATCGACATGACGGAATGGGGAATTCGGTCTAGGACTCCGCTTTGAAAGCAAACCACGAATTTAAACCTTTGAATGACAAACAAACCTCGAGCTAAAGTTCAGGTGAAGTTcatgttcaaccaactgagccaaccggtcAGCGGTCCAGTTTTTAGTGTAATCGTAGGTACTTCCTGTATCCAACTAAGGATTTCACATTCAATTCAACACAATCCTCTAACCATCTCTTTACAGTCGAACAGCCACGACGGGCATTGGCACATTTTGATAGCTTCCCAAAGCTATTTTGCTTCATTGGCATTTTCAAGACGGTTTTCATAGCGTGATGAATCAGAGCGACCTTCTTTTTGATGAGAGGGTCATCTCCAGTGGCAAGTCAGTGTATTCAACGCACAGACATGACCGTTACCTACCCAACAACTAACTTACATTACTGTATGAACGACCTGTTGGGTTTACCTCAAAATTGAGAGATACTGGAGGTCGCGCccattttttgttctcttttgtgGCCATGAGGTCGATTTCAGCACTGATCTGAGACTCCTTCATTCCACCCATTCTTTTTATTCTGAAAAGGAGACAGGGTTATTTCGGAGACCGTACAGTGAagacaaaacaacaaagaaaagtaaCAAACTGAGAAATGCATGTGGAATAACTGACAACTCCTTGTGGACAAAGGTGGTTTTCTGGTTTGCCAACTGATTAGTATTGTAGTTAATGAGCAAGTTCGCAGAAAACTGAGTTAACGTTAACATCACAGTCTTATCCATATAAAGTAAATCAGGCGTATAAGAACCTAGTGGATGAAGAACCTACAGCCTGAATGAGCTATTTAGACACCCATTTTTATAAGAACCAGTTCAGCCTGAAATTTGCAAAACTTTCTTATTTGGTAGGAATGCAATAATTATGGAATGAGAAATAAGACTGAAGGCTTGCAAGTTATTTATACTGCTCCAGACAAATGTGTTACATGTTTAATAGTATTTCTAAAATCTAGTATTACTAACTTTCAAATCACACCTATGTTATACATCTGTATTTAAAACTTAACGACCTGCACCACTCAAGACTCTTTGAAAAAACAAGAACCTATTTAAGAACCAAAACAGGCTTATTTTGTCTTATGCAACAAATATGTAAGAACCTATTCACCTTGAAATGGAAAATAGTAGGTTCTTATAAATGTACGCGGAATTTTACTGTATGAAGCAAGTGAATCCTTATTATTCCTTTAAGTTATAGCAACAAACAATAATGCTACGCCTTCCTCTGGTTCTTTCAAAAATAAACTTGTGCAAACATGTTCTTGAGACGCAATGTTTCGGGTTACACACAAGGcagtcaacaacaacaaaaacaacaagacaacTGAGGCATTACTTCAGAGGCACCCAACGCCAAcgcggatttttaccctaaaaaggtcacctagaattttcggatcactagactttcagctaggaatccgaacagatgaaagatTTTTAGGGTATAAAAATATAAcaatatctaccgtttaaatactaaaatacataTAACAATGccatgtctaagtggttttgaactatgttctcgttgggtgcccctgttactTGGTTCATGAAACGTGTTTCTGCTCATTTCTACAGCTACTTACTTCCACAGAATGGCATTCTCACTGGCTTTGTATTTCGCTTTTCCTTTCATACAAACAACTTGCACGCCGGCAGTAGTTGGTGGTGTAGGAATCTTTACCTGTTCAATCAGATTAATTCAACAAGCCTGGTGATACGtctcgaaaaaacaaaaactaaagaaaaacgTTTCATATTTGTGAGTTCCCTGCATAGCTGGTGGGATATTTCATTGCGGGATTATTTAAACACGCGCGGGTAAATCGATGCTTAATCCGTTGTGTTTCGGTCCATCGCGGGTTAGCCGCTTTGTAGCCGCGCACTCTCGCGATTGTGGCAGGAGCTAACAACTGAAATTAGCCTTCGTCGCTGGCGGGATAttcgggagcttaagcacgcgcgtttttagaagacgcgaacggcaaccggaagagaacattttgcgtgccaggacagtggtgtctcccacatttttatactaatcatatCTAATGGAGAAaggatacttggcaatgtaaatgtggttgtgtgaagacgagttaaaagggaaaacagctcacttccggttgccgtccccgtctcaaaaacgcgcgtgcttaaccTCCCTATTTTATCGCGGGAGTAGCAGTGAAAGAAAAGTGcgggctatagacgaaagagagaaatgatccggGACAATTTAAGGagggtgcctactaattcaaaggtatttttgccacggtgtatgattatgcagaaaatgtagatcttaacaagtgttattgaaatccaaaaagaaaattgggggtaaccacgcttttttcaaagataattcatgaataatatttgtaaaaagcgttaaaatagagagcaatgtatggcgttctttctcaaattgaagcttaattatctctcaaaaatgcatggttacccccaattttctctttggataccaaaagtacttactaagatctactatttccggatagttttaaactgcgcaaaaatatccctgtattgataagcaccacccataggaaatccgagtatctcgagatgcgcacaacgtatgcgcaataacaatagtaggcaccgtccttagtgAAACAAAtagagagcttacgaaacgacgacgccgacggcaacgacgacgctacaaaacaataggtttagtgagcaaaaacaatggctctgcacgctctgcacgtgcgttttacattttagtacatttctttgccgtcatctcctaaatgacgacgtgaaatgaccaaattcaaggttctctggaggacgttagcacatgacgatgaattttcaattctctctctacgcttccaaccactcatacaagtttaattcctcgacagttactacacattttttaacgcgaaacgacataaaatagtttcgtagcgatatgaataacgcgaactcgtattttttaatgaagtcctcgtagccgtcgtcgtcctcgtttcgtaagctccctattgtctcttatggacacctgaaaaattcagatggctccaacgggatttgaacctcTGCGATGtgggtgcaatgctctaccaactgaagccactcagttgggagcagctCAAAAATGAGATTGGCTTTTGGCATGAGAATGTTTTTCAAAGACCACATGACTTAAAATGTTCCACAATTAAGTTATTAATCCTTTGCCTCataaaccttattccaaaatggccaccattttaataatcttttgtttgattgcaaattggcccttttgaccgcgttcaaggttaaattaagaagcaagaaaagaatactaaaatggcggccattctGGAATAGGGTGTATGGTGGGgcaatatcaaaaatatcataatactctttgttcgtccctccaaaattttgcataagcattgtttccaattTTTCTCTTGGAAACATCAGTCCCAAATAGAGAagataaaaacaatgcttatgcaaaattttggagggacaaacgaagagtgttatggtatttttgatattggctaataaGATGGCCAAGGCGTTACTGTGTACTGTCAGACCATTTTAAATACCCGTGACAGGGTTAACTAAAAGCGATTATCTGAGAAATTCACCTCTATTTTCTGACCCAATATTGACTGTTTGAAGTTTGACTTGATCACTACTTTCACCTCCATCCGTGACCTCCCTACTTCTCTCACCAACGGAATAACTCTAAACGGCAAACTGATGTCCTTTGTAGTGCGGTACCTGATAAGTATGGGAAACCATGTGAACGCGAGTTCATTTcgtgaataatttatttgaacgAGTGACgttttgaaagttcttaaaATTTGGCGAGTGTaacttgaaaacaattttttttaaaacatcatgtgccggttgctcgaaggatggttagcgctaacccgTGTTAAATACCGTAAAAACCGATACGTTCTGATACCACTTATTAcaaaccaacggttagcgctctGCATGCAGGCATGTGTTGCGAACATATTTTGGGACCACTTTTCCGCCGCCACATTCTTGACGTTTGTAGCCATAAAGCAATGTCTATTGCTCTTGAAACACTTGCTTTATGCCACGTTTCAAACTTTAAAAGCACAATTCTCCAGGATAATGCGGATTCAAAGCAGCAGAGAGATATTCTTGTCCTCGAAGAAAGCACAAAATACCGCCATCTTGTCAGTTAAGATTACTCGAACCCAGGTCACGTCCGTGACAAAAGGAGGAGGTTGCTAAGCTCCATCCAAAAGTGGTCCCAGAAAATCTTTCACGCAAACAcaaggtattgcgccaggttacaaAGCTGTTGAACAAttgtgttttatttgaagaaacagaaatgccttttagagctttccgcctttggaaaatgaaaatttccagggtctatttcatatttgtgcttgtgagtatcttcaacatttagatttggacaaatcctttttcatttcaactgaaattgcttacattcattttgaagtgttttgtccactgcgttcgttatgcccaagacaacattatgttaattttgaataaattacttagctggaactcggctctaaatctttgacccgtgtaaaagtcgagggcgatttttggagcttcttttgaggccataagaggtcgacttatacacgggtaaatacggtaattttAAAAGATGCCTCCCTTGAAACATGGAAAGCTTAACACTGCTCGTAAAGTCATCACCAATGGatgaaaaattatgaaaaaagctTGTCCTGGCTATGTTAGTGACAGGGGAACGCACTTGACCTCTAGCATGGATTACATTGACGCGAAAGGCATCAACAGCATTTCGACTAcagtaaaaattgaaacaaaaagcTGTCTGAGTTAAGTAATATTTAATTGACTGCTCCAGTGAACTGGATTGGAAAAATGGTAAGAACCCTTGCATTTCACCTACTGGTGTCGAGTTTCTGAGTCCTCCACTCTACTCAAAGAGGTTTATTATTAGGTACTCCATTGCTCCAGGGTGagatgaaattaatttcaagcATCAGCTTGCCCTATGGGCAAGCTGTAattaataattttcatgttAACTAGCCCAAGTCACCGAGGAGCTAGccccaatttttatttatttattcatgaaatcaatttacatgtaatatacaaaaataattttaatcatAGGTACAAGTAGCTTCGATAAGCTATTAATTTTCTCTTTGATTTGCCTCCAACCTGTATTATACAACATGAAACTTTTAATTTCCTAAACACTCAAATGCACAAACACCTACAAGTTTTCAAGTTACAAGTGCTTGAATCAAAATTTGGAAGGTGAAAGAGCATTTTTATGGCCACAATGTACATGTTAAAACTGaaacatgtacactgtattattgttttttaacaGTTTATTCTTATGCACTAACCCTGtaatattttattcaaacacCGTTAATATGGGgtacaaagtaaacaaatttgtttCTGTATAAAGGCAAGGATATCATCCTAAAAACGAGAAGAAACCGACAGAGTTCTTAAATGTTATCGCACAGTTCATAAGATACATGACTTTGTAGGAATGTTTCATTTGCCATGTATGTTTATGTGATTTGACAGGAGAAGGGACTTTCATGAATCGGCCGACATACCGTAATATTTTGAGATGGAGCAGTTGTATTCCTTGAACAATTGTATTCCTTGAACATGcatacagtgcagaccagaaataagcGTCCTATGCAGACGCAAAACGCacgcacgtttttcttttgttattcaaactcgtatttagctgtgattttcattgttccaTGAAATAATAGACAGACGATAAAATGCATATTTAATTCCTGTGATCAACTCAccagaacatttgaattgaaCAGCATTGTCAACTGGTCATTGTGAGTTTCGAAATGAGccaacaaagtttaaatttcttttcgcattcacagaatgaaacacaatgaaagtTTTGTTATCCCGTAGCTGACCCCTGATCGTTATTTTGACCTTTTCATTGCCGAAACTGGAGTTTGAGGTGACATACCAAGATGCCCGTCAacggagaaaataattatgcagaCGTAGTTTCTGACCTTTCCGCAAATTATTCACAATAAAAATTTGTAAGATCAAAGTGCTTTCCCGAATATTTGTCGTGCTTAATTATTTCgggtacaaaaaaagaaagcagcgcTATTGAAGAGTTTTTGTAACATCTCAAGTATTTCGTTTttcatccgtgttgctcacagacccatccactaccttacgaaaactactgactaacatcaaagacaaagaccaacccagggacagacaaggagcagtttataagatcaaatgctgcgactgccaggccacttatatcggtgagaccggcagaaatttgaacactagactgactaaACACAGAAGAGAAacgaggaacggtgacatcaacaataacattgctgaacaccatctacagacaaaccacagtatcgactgggactctgctacatgtgttacctacaacactaactactaccaatggatcgtactggaaagctggtttactaacttagaacagacactataaaccgatgcctacaacttcccgcaccctacaaacgactcatctacgacatcaacagacaaacaacacactgatttactctcacagtactgcccaaagtattctacgatacacgtattgaccttagacctatagacggattaaaacgcacctatcactatttagtcttcccagccaattacatctaggctaaactgacagtcgaccaagaACATCACGAAtcagttgaccaatgacacctACGGccagagttcttatagtatctactgacgttacacgaatcacttgactctgaagatgacttccgctcaggttggcgaaacgtcagtcaatgtcatcacAAACAGTCCtcctcaggactacactcacccggacgatcgtactttacttaatgatattactcctgggttcaaaccatttacaatgaTACTGTGAATGGCGCGACAGAGGTCGTCATGAGGTTCCGATTACCGAAAGTAAACATACGGTTCCGGGCTCTTAAAAGCAGACCAAAGGGAAGTGCGTTccgtttaattatttttttcactgcCTTCACCATCCATTTAAACAAACAATACTATATTTTGCACGcataactgaaagaaattaaaacagcCGGCACTGAATTAACTTTCAGTGTTCTCTGGTTTCGAATTCGATGTCAGGCTTTGAACTTTCACTCCGTGTGCCTCcgtaaaactaaactaaagaaagcaattgatgcagcagatatcggcaggtacaaaacgcaggtcacaggtcattgttttacctatacaggaagtatcctaaacattcataaaagctaaccttaagcctaaaaacttttctttaggcctaattaggcctaaaattagcgtttatggatgtttaggatacttttctttaggcctaattaaaaaggcctaattaggcctaaaatggcctaattaggactaataaggcctaaggttagcttttatgaatgttgaggatactttctgtataggttaaataatgaactgtgacctgtgacctgcgttttgtacctgccgagcAGATATCGTAAAGCATTTGTTTTCAACTCCGAATACATTCCAATGAATCTTACAGTAAACCAGCCTCGTTGGTCAAAAGGACACTGCCGGTATTCAAGATGCCTTTGCAAATGTCTCGAACGcatgaaaacaatcattttgaatTATTCGACAAAGTATTAGAGATGGCGTAAAAGGCGTTTTGTTTGCGAATgagtacatgtattttccttatttctttttccacgtgaaaattattttactgcttTTCACGGCGCCATTCGTTCAAGTTTTGCTTCGCGATTTTATATcaattattttatattgttgTAGATCGACTAATCGGCGATTTTTGTTGGCAAAAGAGATGTCTttcgaatggaaaatggccctTCAATCCTGACAGTGATCGAAGCAAATCATGGAAAATGGCAAAAAGTGATTCATAGAATGTGCATTGCCGCAGATCATTAGATTGATTTCCCAAATATCAGTACTGTGAACGTGGACTGTGCTGTCATGAATTAAGCTGATATTGTTTTTTGCATTGCCTTTAGTGTTttaccataggcagcccaagctcgcgtcactacagacagccgttgagaatttaaacgcgttataagactttgtatgggaatcaaataccgtcgattataaagcgtaaaaaatgctcaatttacctttcattcaataaagtgaataaaaatgactcacctctggtgtattcttgtgccttttggagcttattacaccgtttcgggaattctgtgttttcagtgttttcaatgttctaagacgattTCAATTTGCTAATCCGTGGCCGTACTTGAAAACGCTTTCTTTAGGTTGTAAAATGTGTATAATTGTCACGCCTaacaaaaatttgtcctgctccGAAGCAGGACGACGGCGCATTTGAAGTTTGATAAggcttgacaaaatttggtgaGAAAAAAATCACTGTGCGCACTTGTAGGACGgaaatgatgacagatttttttcgcaaaataagcAAACATTTGCCCACTGCGTACAAGCTCAAAACCAGTCGCATCCCAGTATGATCTAGGCGACCGAACACTCTCTCACGATTTAAAAGCTCCATCGGAGATCAGTTAATTAATGAGCCTTTTACTAAAATTAAAATACAGTCGTTCAGTTCAGGCAGGGCGGAAAGCCCTGGTTCAGGCGAACAAAATGCGTCGCAAGAGCCCCATGTATGATCGTATACCATACGTTAAGAGAGAGTTGTCTCACCGCAACAGCCGTCACTTTATTGTCAAACTACCCTAAATGTATTATACTAGGGCATAAGCACGATAGCTGCTGATGGAttcattcattttcttcaatactAGTGAGATTTGGGTAGTTTCGATAGTGACTAGACAGGCCGACTTTAGCCCCAAAAACTACGATTTCATTATATATGGCGATGTTTTACGCGGGAAAAATGTTGATCTTACTTATACTTCTAGCGGTAAATTAAGGGAAATACCGAAGAAAAAAGGTTTTGCAGGGTCCTCAGGAGTTAAGGCAATAAACAGTTGTTTACCTAAAAAGGATCTCACCTCAGACCAGCTTCGCGTCATCCTAGGCTCCATGCGGTACTTGATTTCGATTGCAGCTGTATGAGCGACAAACCTCGCCAACTTGACTTGAAGGTTGTTTAGTATGCATCTTTTTTTGGGCAGCTTCGCAAGTTGATCTCACACAATGATCCACGAGTAGAGCGCCGGCCACTTTCTCAAGTGGGAAAAGAGCTCAAACCCAGCAAAAACTAGCAAACCAAGCGGGCCTTTGCAAGGAAAACTATTGCCAGATCTTGATTGAAAAGTCGGGTAACATCGATCACGTGATTTGAAGTTTCTGGGAGTAAACACTtgagcggggggggggggggagggggtgattgattaaaaaaaaaatgtctgtatctttaaaaaaaaattcttcgacATTCCTTTGAgaaatgcttttgttttctaTCATTCCCGAGCTGATTTGGAGGAGGAAAGGGGGGAGGGTTAGCGGAAAATTTGGAGTTGCCTGGTTTTTGGGGGGTAGGGATGGGGTGTTCAGAAGGGTTTTTGAGGGATTTTAgagaatgaaaatgaaaatacccAGATATATTCTTAGCATTTTCTAAATATTTGTACCCTAATCCTCACtgaaatttctttctttctgttgtTAGACCACCTAAGTCATAGATTTACGCAGTCAGAAGAGATCAATGTGTGTTTCAATGGTAGCCGTCATAGAAAGTGGTAGAGGAGAAGCGACTTTCTGATAACCTCTGAAGTTGCAGACGAGGAAGGCACTCAGGCAGACAGAATGTGTGCACCACCCAAGGGCTCTGTCACGGCACTTTTATAGCTTTTCCGTCCAAACTGGGTGCAACTGTCAACTTAGAACGCTATATTACGCGCTAAATATCTTTGGCGCACTGAGGATAAGATGTAAAAGAATTTTATCGCGACGAGCTATCCTAAACATAGTTTGAACGAATTCTTTAAATCACCGCGTccaattttgaaaaaccggCAAGTTTTTCAAGTTGTAGTCCATTTCAACCCTTGCCATGATATAGTTATTGGTAATAAAAGGTAAAGTACTATTTTTGGCTTGCTATTAATGCaaagactgttttttttttttgtactttgaGCAAAGCTAAAATACCGTGATAAGCCCCTTAAAATGAAATCAACTACTCCCATTTTGTTTGTGCTGTTTCAAGGAAATCTCAGTTTGGAAGGACGTCACGTAAGGGCAAGGGTATAAGACAATTGTTGGTTAATGACTTTCGGCCATATGgtggctcttaaaagagccgttttttgtttattttgtgctttttgcattttttgttttttgtttttgttttttcgtttttatttcGGCATGAAAATCCGGCATGAAATGATGGCTGCCAGCGGCTACTGTGCAAGCTTGATCGTCAGCTTGTATCGCAGTGTGGTCAAGTCTTCctgtgggaaaaaaaagaaaagaatgtcTCTTTAAAGACTCGCAGTTCTAACAAGGACATTGGTAAACCAACCAAGTAATCTTTTCTTCAGTTACCATTTCTTTATGTCATTGATTACATGATTTGTTTCATTGCAACTTCTCGCGTGCAACTCTAACTCAGTTGTCGGCTAAGGGCGTACCATTTGTTAATTGTAAGGATTTCTGTGCTGTTCGAGTGatgtaattgttgttgttgttttcgttGTCGTTGTCACTGTGCTAGGTAAGACTGTGCATAGGTAAGATTATTGGCAAACAGACGGGGGGTAAAAAGCAATTGGTTACGGAAGGTTtagaatgaaaataaaaactgacaattttttttcaaaaagggctGGTTTCTGAGCAAAGGATATCCTGAACAATGAATCACTTCCCAGATTCGGATGAAGTGCACGAAGTCAGAAAGTCATTTCATAATCCGAATATATGCATATAATTCAAAATTTa
Above is a window of Montipora capricornis isolate CH-2021 chromosome 6, ASM3666992v2, whole genome shotgun sequence DNA encoding:
- the LOC138050376 gene encoding AP-2 complex subunit mu-like — translated: MEVKVVIKSNFKQSILGQKIEVKIPTPPTTAGVQVVCMKGKAKYKASENAILWKIKRMGGMKESQISAEIDLMATKENKKWARPPVSLNFEVPTACSGLKVRYLKVFEPKLNYSEHDTIKWVRYISRSGLYETRC